A window of Corallococcus macrosporus DSM 14697 contains these coding sequences:
- a CDS encoding peptidoglycan DD-metalloendopeptidase family protein encodes MAKKSFTLMVIPDHDAPVKRYTIQRSFLTQVGMGLMLVVGLGVGASVHYFQVAADASENRILREENLTLRSQLKSVRERIEHIGSTLDRVERFDQKLRAVTLLSDPQRNLAMGPTEPEAGTTAPATDTQFTQLTSTETPKALMGRLDRLSAEATRQEQSLQELQAYFQDQKSLLASTPSIWPARGWVTSDFGSRLDPYTADRVMHGGMDIAAPHGKEVYAPSDGTVVFAGLEGGYGNVLVIDHGYGIKTRYGHLSKMLVKAGDKVKRGMHIAAVGNTGRSTGPHLHYEVRVNGIGQNPRKFILEE; translated from the coding sequence GTGGCGAAAAAGTCCTTCACACTGATGGTGATTCCGGACCATGACGCTCCGGTCAAGCGGTACACCATCCAGCGGTCCTTCCTCACCCAGGTGGGGATGGGGCTGATGCTCGTGGTGGGACTGGGTGTGGGTGCGAGCGTCCACTACTTCCAGGTGGCCGCGGACGCCTCCGAGAATCGCATCCTCCGCGAGGAGAACCTGACGCTGCGCTCGCAGCTCAAGTCGGTGCGTGAGCGCATCGAGCACATCGGCTCCACGTTGGACCGGGTGGAGCGCTTCGACCAGAAGCTGCGCGCGGTGACGCTGCTGTCGGATCCGCAGCGCAACCTGGCCATGGGCCCGACGGAGCCCGAGGCGGGCACGACGGCGCCGGCGACGGACACGCAATTCACGCAGCTCACCTCCACGGAGACGCCCAAGGCGCTGATGGGCCGGTTGGATCGCCTGAGCGCGGAAGCCACCCGCCAGGAGCAGAGCCTCCAGGAACTGCAGGCCTACTTCCAGGACCAGAAGTCGCTGCTGGCCTCCACGCCGTCCATCTGGCCCGCGCGCGGCTGGGTGACGAGCGATTTCGGCTCGCGCCTGGACCCGTACACCGCCGACCGCGTCATGCACGGCGGCATGGACATCGCGGCGCCGCACGGCAAGGAAGTCTACGCGCCGTCGGACGGCACGGTGGTGTTCGCGGGGCTGGAGGGCGGCTACGGCAACGTGCTCGTCATCGACCACGGCTACGGCATCAAGACGCGCTACGGCCACCTGTCGAAGATGCTGGTGAAGGCTGGCGACAAGGTGAAGCGCGGCATGCACATCGCCGCCGTCGGCAACACCGGCCGCTCCACCGGTCCGCACCTCCACTACGAGGTCCGCGTCAACGGCATCGGGCAGAACCCGCGCAAGTTCATCCTCGAGGAGTAA
- a CDS encoding TetR/AcrR family transcriptional regulator: MPRPSNTEERRQQIVAGLLKVMSERGYERASVGEIAKAAGLSPGLVHYHFSGKQEILLTLVEQLAARARQRVAARLDRVKGEDAARARVDAFVEAFLATGDDAAPAAVSSWVTISAEAIRQPEVQAIYEQVVRADLEHLTSLVAAVVGKRRAPSLAAGLFAAVQGYFVLSASVPGLVPPGSAASTVKRMAAGLLAPASAKEDA, encoded by the coding sequence ATGCCCCGTCCATCCAACACCGAGGAGCGCCGTCAGCAGATTGTCGCGGGCCTGCTGAAGGTCATGTCGGAGCGCGGCTACGAGCGCGCCTCCGTGGGCGAAATCGCGAAGGCGGCGGGGTTGAGCCCGGGGCTGGTGCACTACCACTTCAGTGGCAAGCAGGAGATTCTCCTCACGCTGGTGGAGCAGCTCGCGGCGCGGGCGCGCCAGCGGGTGGCGGCGCGGCTCGACCGGGTGAAGGGCGAGGACGCCGCCCGGGCCCGGGTCGACGCGTTCGTGGAAGCCTTCCTCGCCACGGGTGATGACGCGGCCCCGGCGGCCGTCTCAAGCTGGGTCACCATCAGCGCGGAGGCCATCCGCCAGCCCGAGGTCCAGGCCATCTACGAGCAGGTGGTGCGCGCCGACCTGGAGCACCTGACGTCGCTCGTCGCCGCCGTGGTGGGAAAGCGCAGGGCGCCCTCGCTGGCGGCCGGCCTGTTCGCCGCCGTGCAGGGCTACTTCGTGCTCTCCGCCAGCGTCCCGGGGCTCGTTCCCCCGGGCTCCGCCGCCAGCACGGTGAAGCGCATGGCCGCGGGGCTGCTGGCGCCGGCCAGCGCGAAGGAGGACGCATGA
- the recN gene encoding DNA repair protein RecN — translation MLLGLRISNVAVIEEVEVAFGAGLTVLTGETGAGKSILVDALGLLLGGRADADVIRAGCDEASVEGVFARTPALEARLEELGLPDLGEEVLVRRVLGRTGRGKAYVNGSLVTVGVLGKLTRGAVDIAGQHEHVSLFDSGLHRVLLDRYGNLEEVLAAFFREYTGLREVDARMEALGGDEAKVRERAEFLRFQLDEITRLDPEAGEDARLDAERKRLGSAEKLKRHASEAELLVAGEEQSAVETVGRALGLLHESVKCDASLAPVAQALSAALSELEEAQRGLNRYVEGLESDPSRLADVEERLDALKRLCRKHGTHLEGLLKKRGELEVELGTLENRKEILEELAAERRKVEERARKAAAALTRARTASAVAFSALVREGLGQLAMGKAAFEVRVTPTEHLRPDGADDVEFFFSANPGEPPRALAKVASGGEASRLLLALKKALADSDGGGCYILDEADAGVSGAIADVVGRMIKDVSSHRQVLCITHLPQVAAYADAHLLIRKGLKGERTVSEVVVLEAGAERTRELARMMSGVEVTREALGAAEALVRSAHRALGTRSRRESGPEGSPRGRLRRTA, via the coding sequence GTGCTGCTGGGTCTGCGGATTTCGAACGTGGCGGTGATCGAGGAGGTGGAGGTGGCGTTCGGAGCCGGCCTCACCGTCCTCACGGGTGAGACAGGTGCGGGCAAGTCCATCCTCGTGGATGCACTGGGCCTTTTGCTCGGAGGGCGCGCCGACGCGGATGTCATTCGCGCCGGTTGTGACGAGGCGTCCGTGGAGGGCGTCTTCGCGCGCACCCCGGCGCTGGAGGCCCGGCTGGAGGAGCTGGGGTTGCCGGACCTCGGGGAAGAGGTGCTGGTGCGCCGGGTGCTGGGACGCACCGGGCGGGGCAAGGCCTACGTCAACGGCTCGCTGGTGACGGTGGGCGTGCTGGGCAAGCTCACGCGCGGGGCGGTGGACATCGCCGGCCAGCACGAGCACGTCAGCCTCTTCGACTCAGGGCTGCACCGGGTGCTGCTGGACAGGTACGGCAACCTGGAGGAGGTGCTGGCGGCGTTCTTCCGCGAGTACACCGGCCTGCGCGAGGTGGACGCGCGCATGGAGGCGCTGGGCGGGGACGAGGCGAAGGTGCGCGAGCGCGCAGAGTTCCTGCGCTTCCAGCTGGATGAAATCACGCGGCTGGACCCGGAGGCCGGCGAGGACGCGCGGCTGGACGCGGAGCGCAAGCGGCTGGGCAGCGCGGAGAAGCTCAAGCGCCACGCCTCGGAGGCGGAGCTGCTGGTGGCCGGTGAGGAGCAGTCCGCCGTGGAGACGGTGGGGCGTGCCCTGGGGCTGCTGCACGAGTCGGTGAAGTGTGACGCCTCGCTGGCGCCGGTGGCGCAGGCGCTGAGCGCCGCGCTGTCGGAGCTGGAGGAGGCGCAGCGCGGGCTCAACCGGTACGTGGAGGGGCTGGAGTCGGACCCCTCGCGGCTGGCGGACGTGGAGGAGCGGCTGGACGCGCTCAAGCGCCTGTGCCGCAAGCACGGCACGCACCTGGAGGGCCTCTTGAAGAAGCGGGGCGAACTCGAGGTGGAGCTGGGCACGCTGGAGAACCGGAAGGAAATCCTGGAGGAGCTGGCCGCCGAGCGCCGCAAGGTGGAGGAGCGCGCCCGGAAGGCGGCCGCGGCGCTGACGCGGGCGCGCACGGCCAGCGCGGTGGCGTTCTCCGCCCTGGTGCGCGAGGGCCTGGGCCAGCTCGCCATGGGCAAGGCGGCCTTCGAGGTCCGGGTGACGCCGACGGAGCACCTGCGCCCGGACGGCGCGGATGACGTGGAGTTCTTCTTCAGCGCCAACCCCGGTGAGCCGCCGCGCGCCCTGGCGAAGGTGGCCTCCGGCGGCGAGGCGAGCCGGCTGCTGCTGGCGCTCAAGAAGGCCCTGGCCGACAGCGACGGGGGCGGGTGTTACATCCTGGACGAGGCGGACGCCGGCGTCAGCGGCGCCATCGCGGACGTGGTGGGGCGGATGATCAAGGACGTGAGCAGCCACCGTCAGGTGCTCTGCATCACCCACCTGCCGCAGGTGGCGGCCTACGCGGACGCGCACCTGCTCATCCGCAAGGGCCTCAAGGGCGAGCGCACCGTGTCGGAGGTCGTCGTGCTGGAGGCTGGGGCGGAAAGGACCCGGGAGCTGGCGCGGATGATGTCGGGCGTGGAGGTGACGCGGGAGGCCCTGGGCGCGGCGGAGGCCCTGGTGCGTTCGGCCCACCGGGCGTTGGGAACCCGCTCCCGGCGGGAGTCAGGACCGGAGGGGAGCCCCCGTGGCCGGCTCCGACGCACCGCGTGA
- a CDS encoding adenine phosphoribosyltransferase yields MNAPVPSLTDTTLVEDLKARLRDVPDFPKPGIVFKDITPVLADPRLFGRVITAMSAPFRGQHVTKVVGVEARGFLLGAPMALALNAGFVPARKPGKLPHRSVVERYSLEYGSDGVEMHEDAILQGERVLIVDDVLATGGTAEATAKLVSRLGGELVGFSFLLSLDFLEGPNRLGRERVTTLLTF; encoded by the coding sequence ATGAATGCACCTGTCCCGAGTCTGACCGACACCACCCTCGTCGAGGACCTGAAGGCCCGGCTCCGCGACGTGCCGGACTTCCCCAAGCCCGGCATCGTCTTCAAGGACATCACCCCCGTGCTGGCGGACCCCCGCCTCTTCGGCCGGGTCATCACCGCCATGTCGGCGCCCTTCAGGGGGCAGCACGTGACGAAGGTGGTGGGCGTGGAGGCCCGGGGCTTCCTGCTGGGCGCCCCCATGGCCCTGGCGCTCAACGCGGGCTTCGTGCCCGCGCGCAAGCCCGGGAAGCTGCCGCACCGCTCGGTGGTGGAGCGCTACTCGCTGGAGTACGGCTCCGACGGCGTGGAGATGCACGAGGACGCCATCCTCCAGGGGGAGCGCGTGCTCATCGTGGATGACGTGCTGGCCACGGGAGGCACGGCGGAGGCCACCGCGAAGCTGGTGTCCCGGCTCGGCGGCGAGCTGGTGGGCTTCAGCTTCCTCCTCAGCCTGGACTTCCTCGAAGGCCCCAACCGCCTGGGCCGCGAGCGGGTGACGACGCTGCTGACCTTCTGA
- a CDS encoding alpha/beta fold hydrolase — MPEVHTRGGARIRYDDVGQGEPALLFLPGWCTTRASFQKLLPRCSAFRRVLSVDLRGHGESEGGGSDFDSTAVLEDLIAVVEASGARHIVPVAMSHAGWWALDLRRALGPARVPRMVLLDWIATEPTPTFLHAVRGLQTERWSEVRDTLLQGWLKGLDDASIRRFVRDDMGAFDEAMWARAGREIEAAYAREGSPLHALAALEPMPLTMHLYARPESHDYLAAQVDFGVEHPGFHVLKLPATSHFPALEVPDMVAAGIEALVSAREVPIHAGAVPA, encoded by the coding sequence ATGCCGGAAGTACACACCCGCGGCGGCGCCCGCATCCGCTACGACGACGTGGGCCAGGGCGAGCCCGCACTCCTTTTTCTCCCCGGCTGGTGCACCACCCGGGCGAGCTTCCAGAAGCTGCTTCCCCGCTGCTCCGCCTTCCGGCGCGTCCTGTCCGTGGACCTCCGGGGACACGGCGAGTCCGAAGGCGGTGGCTCCGACTTCGACAGCACCGCGGTGCTGGAGGACCTGATTGCGGTCGTCGAGGCCAGCGGCGCCCGGCACATCGTCCCCGTGGCCATGTCCCACGCGGGCTGGTGGGCGTTGGACCTGCGTCGGGCGCTGGGCCCCGCGCGCGTGCCGCGGATGGTCCTCCTGGACTGGATTGCCACCGAGCCCACGCCCACCTTCCTTCATGCGGTGCGCGGGCTCCAGACGGAGCGCTGGAGCGAGGTGCGGGACACCCTGCTTCAAGGGTGGCTGAAGGGGCTCGACGACGCCTCCATCCGCCGCTTCGTGCGCGATGACATGGGCGCGTTCGACGAAGCCATGTGGGCCCGCGCCGGACGTGAGATTGAGGCGGCCTACGCCCGCGAGGGCTCACCGCTGCACGCCCTGGCCGCGCTGGAGCCCATGCCGCTCACGATGCACCTGTACGCGCGGCCCGAGTCACACGACTACCTGGCGGCGCAGGTGGACTTCGGCGTGGAGCACCCGGGCTTCCATGTGCTGAAGCTCCCCGCCACCAGCCACTTCCCCGCGCTGGAGGTGCCGGACATGGTGGCGGCGGGCATCGAGGCGCTCGTCTCCGCGCGGGAGGTCCCCATTCACGCGGGCGCCGTTCCGGCCTGA
- a CDS encoding diguanylate cyclase, producing MPYPLDDATATALIALNPWVLTRSPQAPVQAAVEVLVQAEQARRGQPDAKTGALQVPALTQGNLLKEEYDVSTHAHHDGWRVGAVIADVQGMINVNARFGFPTGDAVLRATVESLSAQYPGAKVVRIHADAFAALLVPTSQLTVEEHLAAPTRERLAQDVRRVLPEGTPDADVPSWTVSLLELTVDAPSHWQVLGPLLWAELERTHVMERTGRARGLQRRSIRLDGAIPGPATL from the coding sequence ATGCCCTACCCGCTCGACGACGCCACGGCCACCGCCCTCATCGCCCTGAACCCCTGGGTGCTCACCCGCAGCCCCCAGGCCCCGGTGCAGGCCGCCGTGGAGGTGCTCGTCCAGGCGGAGCAGGCCCGGCGCGGCCAGCCGGACGCCAAGACGGGCGCGCTCCAGGTGCCGGCCCTCACCCAGGGCAACCTCCTCAAGGAGGAGTACGACGTGTCCACGCACGCCCACCATGACGGGTGGCGCGTGGGCGCCGTCATCGCCGACGTACAGGGGATGATCAACGTCAACGCCCGCTTCGGCTTCCCCACCGGGGACGCGGTGCTGCGCGCCACCGTGGAGTCCCTGTCCGCGCAGTACCCCGGCGCCAAGGTGGTGCGCATCCACGCGGACGCCTTCGCCGCCCTGCTGGTGCCCACCTCCCAGCTCACGGTGGAGGAGCACCTCGCCGCGCCCACGCGGGAGCGGCTGGCGCAGGACGTGCGCCGCGTGCTGCCCGAGGGCACACCCGACGCGGACGTGCCGTCATGGACGGTGAGCCTGCTGGAGCTGACGGTGGACGCGCCTTCCCACTGGCAGGTGCTGGGCCCGCTGCTGTGGGCGGAGCTGGAGCGCACCCACGTCATGGAGCGCACCGGCCGCGCGCGGGGACTTCAGCGCCGGAGCATCCGGCTGGATGGCGCCATCCCGGGGCCCGCGACGCTCTGA
- a CDS encoding SAM-dependent methyltransferase encodes MPARTLAARPGRWLWTCRAGFEPHLFEELEWAGAQPRLLGEALVESDAVAGPPPAFARAGYAVVATLTATAPEAVAGAAAQAVLALRDRAPWVVQAFTPDTPRGNALAPIADALESAVGALLPLERRVEDAQRAREAGALLVALCVAPDDVTVVGAVQAREALSLAAGGRRRMRRAGDAPSRAAMKLEEALDGLAFEPGRGDVCVDLGAAPGGWTQRLVSRGAKVVAVDPARLMPELTGNPRVKHVQESAFAYAPDEPADWLFCDMAWRPLEVAQLLAKWGRRGWARHLVANIKLPMKDKNPLLLRVRHTLVQEGGWEGLTVRQLYHDRDEVTVTAHKMK; translated from the coding sequence CTGCCGGCCCGGACGCTGGCCGCCCGGCCCGGGCGCTGGCTGTGGACGTGCCGCGCGGGCTTCGAGCCCCACCTCTTCGAGGAGCTGGAGTGGGCCGGCGCCCAGCCGCGCCTCCTGGGCGAGGCCCTGGTGGAGAGCGACGCCGTCGCCGGGCCACCTCCGGCCTTCGCGCGCGCGGGTTACGCCGTCGTGGCCACGCTGACGGCCACCGCCCCCGAAGCCGTGGCCGGGGCCGCGGCCCAGGCCGTGCTGGCGCTCCGCGACCGGGCCCCGTGGGTCGTCCAGGCCTTCACGCCCGACACACCTCGCGGCAACGCCCTGGCGCCCATCGCCGACGCGCTGGAGTCCGCCGTGGGCGCACTGCTGCCGCTGGAGCGGCGCGTCGAGGATGCCCAGCGGGCGCGCGAGGCCGGTGCCCTGCTGGTGGCCCTGTGCGTGGCGCCGGACGACGTGACGGTGGTGGGCGCGGTGCAAGCGCGCGAGGCCCTGTCCCTGGCGGCGGGCGGACGCAGGCGGATGCGGCGGGCGGGCGATGCGCCCTCGCGCGCGGCCATGAAGCTGGAGGAGGCGCTGGACGGCCTGGCCTTCGAGCCCGGACGCGGCGACGTCTGCGTGGACCTGGGCGCGGCGCCGGGCGGGTGGACGCAGCGGCTGGTGAGCCGCGGCGCGAAGGTGGTGGCGGTGGACCCGGCCCGGCTGATGCCGGAGCTGACGGGAAATCCGCGCGTGAAGCACGTCCAGGAGAGCGCCTTCGCCTATGCGCCCGACGAGCCGGCCGACTGGCTCTTCTGCGACATGGCGTGGCGCCCCCTGGAGGTGGCGCAGCTGCTGGCCAAGTGGGGGCGCCGCGGCTGGGCCCGGCACCTGGTGGCCAACATCAAGCTGCCCATGAAGGACAAGAACCCCCTCCTCCTTCGCGTGCGCCACACGCTCGTCCAGGAGGGCGGCTGGGAGGGCCTCACCGTCCGCCAGCTCTACCATGACCGGGATGAAGTCACCGTCACCGCGCACAAGATGAAGTGA
- a CDS encoding Stp1/IreP family PP2C-type Ser/Thr phosphatase: MSSTAGQTAASRLKIISAGLTDVGRKRNHNEDSFLIDDELQLYVVADGMGGHAGGGTASRIAVETIDKEMRRAREGKDNPFLSVPNLQDSPIPEALRTAVERACLAIFTAAQEDARLSGMGTTVISLVVRDEHVFFAHVGDSRAYLIRGDLIQQISEDHSLVNEQIKAGMITPEEAKHSRYKNIITRSVGFEEEVQVDVMGLVSEPGDVFLLCSDGLANMMEDREIHETVVKARTFDEVPKRLVDFANERGGDDNITVIVVRVEA, translated from the coding sequence GTGTCCAGCACCGCAGGGCAGACCGCGGCCTCCCGCTTGAAAATAATCTCCGCCGGCCTGACGGATGTCGGGCGTAAACGTAATCACAACGAGGACAGCTTCCTCATTGATGATGAGCTCCAGCTCTACGTCGTGGCCGACGGAATGGGCGGCCATGCGGGCGGCGGTACTGCGTCCCGCATCGCGGTGGAGACCATCGACAAGGAGATGCGCCGGGCGCGGGAAGGGAAGGACAACCCCTTCCTCTCCGTCCCGAACCTCCAGGACTCTCCGATTCCGGAGGCGCTCCGCACCGCCGTGGAGCGGGCCTGTCTGGCCATCTTCACGGCCGCGCAGGAGGACGCGCGGCTGTCCGGCATGGGCACCACCGTCATCTCCCTGGTGGTGCGCGACGAGCACGTCTTCTTCGCCCACGTGGGGGACAGCCGCGCGTACCTCATCCGCGGCGACCTCATCCAGCAGATCTCCGAGGACCACTCGCTGGTCAACGAGCAGATCAAGGCCGGGATGATTACCCCGGAAGAGGCGAAGCACTCCCGCTACAAGAACATCATCACCCGCTCCGTGGGCTTCGAAGAAGAGGTCCAGGTGGACGTCATGGGGCTGGTGTCGGAGCCCGGGGACGTCTTCCTCCTCTGTTCGGACGGCCTCGCGAACATGATGGAGGACCGGGAGATCCACGAAACGGTGGTGAAGGCGCGGACCTTCGACGAGGTCCCCAAGCGTCTCGTCGACTTCGCCAACGAGCGCGGCGGCGACGACAACATCACCGTCATCGTGGTGCGGGTGGAGGCCTGA
- a CDS encoding DEAD/DEAH box helicase has translation MPAVQSTADIREILPPQDTQWLRALKAEVQPTTFKQGREVAESRRVFGLNREGDRISAQVAGSSGERYQTALHLGNGRATSTCTCASWNVQGPHCKHVVAAALIYAARFRPPGPPAPRPAPAAEPVAAAPGSKEPVADDEPHVEPVSSSGDPVSLPALAKVESWLGLSSQPDYEFFYRLTAASTGNGSIRQWIVDVRRQDAQTKGPIHVKRLLQTGGRISPADERVFMLLSRHEHRYDSRLVLSDEELSEALELLRHRRVIYRGTALINTEVPVRPQIHLESRPDGATARIELLFPDNASYALKDVILLSGRRTWVIQAQNLHPVEPDFPPRLLRKWLLEPSMSFPTGQLDRVLTFFAAHLPRFRMALKADDIDVDEAVEPRFMLTLEGNPERVKVQLAARYGQTTVPVSPTATHLGYASGVGGDSRKLYRRREELERGAGKLLLDLGLRFEPQGQTFEASSDTALEFWARGLASLPEEWERYGVQAPKVRLRPKLKPRIRVGMSGVQWFDLDAEFITDDQAVDLGAVRMWLDSGRRFVPLKDGTFAEADPVEIKRVADLLEEAGALPGRSRTRLPLHQAVALDLLADLGEFTEVEAKARQAMMELRETAGVPKVGVPDGLQATLRHYQEAGLSWLWFLRRHGLSGILADDMGLGKTIQSLSLMQKVANDEGRKPSLVVAPTSVLANWEREAERFTPGLKTMVWHGQDRKERAEDLKDTDLVLTSYALVRRDLDQLSQVGFRYIILDEAQNIKNAGSATAQACKALPSETRLALTGTPLENRLSELWSIFDFLMPGFLGSADGFGDRYEQPIQVANDNTAKDRLRRRIQPFILRRLKTEVAKDLPPKTESVAWCEMEPGQAALYREVLDESRRKVHESIEKVGFKRSRVSILAALMRLRQVCCDPRLLKLPPGTLMPPSAKVERFLQLVEDLVAEGHRALVFSQFTEMLELLKQEADKKGLRYLYLDGRTKDRMGKVDEYNNPDGPPLFFISLKAGGTGLNLTAADYVIHFDPWWNPAVEDQATDRTHRIGQTRAVISYKLITRGTVEEKILALQRRKRELAAGVLGGDTDELGRTLTEQDIQELFTEI, from the coding sequence GTGCCAGCCGTGCAATCCACCGCCGATATTCGAGAGATCCTCCCGCCTCAGGACACCCAGTGGCTCCGTGCCCTGAAGGCCGAAGTCCAACCCACGACCTTCAAGCAGGGGCGAGAGGTGGCGGAGTCACGCCGCGTCTTCGGCCTCAACCGTGAAGGGGACCGCATCAGCGCCCAGGTCGCCGGTTCGTCCGGTGAGCGGTATCAGACGGCCCTGCACCTGGGGAACGGCCGAGCCACGTCGACGTGTACGTGCGCGTCATGGAACGTCCAGGGCCCCCACTGCAAGCACGTGGTGGCCGCGGCGCTCATCTACGCCGCGCGCTTCCGTCCGCCGGGCCCGCCGGCGCCCCGTCCGGCCCCCGCCGCGGAGCCCGTCGCCGCCGCGCCCGGCTCGAAGGAGCCCGTCGCCGACGACGAGCCCCATGTGGAGCCGGTGTCGTCGAGCGGCGACCCGGTCAGCCTCCCGGCCCTGGCCAAGGTGGAGAGCTGGCTCGGTCTGTCTTCTCAGCCCGACTACGAATTCTTCTACCGGTTGACGGCCGCCAGCACGGGGAACGGGAGCATCCGGCAGTGGATTGTCGACGTGCGTCGGCAGGACGCGCAGACGAAGGGCCCCATCCACGTCAAGCGCCTGCTGCAGACCGGGGGGCGCATCTCCCCGGCCGACGAGCGCGTCTTCATGCTGCTGTCGCGCCATGAGCACCGCTACGACTCACGCCTCGTCCTGTCCGACGAGGAGCTGAGCGAGGCGCTGGAGCTCCTGCGCCACCGCCGCGTCATCTACCGTGGCACGGCGCTCATCAACACCGAGGTGCCGGTGCGGCCCCAGATTCATCTGGAGTCCCGCCCGGACGGCGCCACCGCGCGCATCGAGCTGCTCTTCCCGGACAACGCGAGCTACGCGCTCAAGGACGTCATCCTCCTGTCGGGCCGGCGCACCTGGGTCATCCAGGCGCAGAACCTGCACCCGGTGGAGCCGGACTTCCCGCCGCGCCTGCTGCGCAAGTGGCTGCTCGAGCCGAGCATGTCCTTCCCCACGGGGCAGCTCGACCGGGTGCTGACCTTCTTCGCCGCCCACCTGCCGCGCTTCCGCATGGCGCTGAAGGCGGACGACATCGACGTGGACGAGGCCGTGGAGCCGCGCTTCATGCTCACGCTGGAGGGCAACCCCGAGCGCGTGAAGGTGCAGCTCGCCGCCAGGTACGGCCAGACGACGGTGCCGGTGTCTCCCACGGCTACGCACCTGGGCTACGCCAGCGGCGTGGGGGGGGACAGCCGCAAGCTGTACCGCCGGCGCGAGGAGCTGGAGCGCGGCGCGGGCAAGCTGCTGCTGGACCTGGGCCTGCGCTTCGAGCCGCAGGGGCAGACCTTCGAGGCCTCGAGCGATACGGCCCTGGAGTTCTGGGCCCGGGGGCTGGCCTCGCTGCCCGAGGAGTGGGAGCGCTATGGCGTGCAGGCCCCCAAGGTGCGCCTGCGTCCCAAGCTCAAGCCGCGCATCCGCGTGGGCATGAGCGGCGTGCAGTGGTTCGACCTGGACGCCGAGTTCATCACCGATGACCAGGCCGTGGACCTGGGCGCGGTGCGCATGTGGCTGGACTCCGGCCGCCGCTTCGTCCCCCTGAAGGACGGGACGTTCGCGGAGGCGGACCCCGTCGAAATCAAGCGCGTGGCGGACCTGCTGGAAGAGGCCGGCGCGTTGCCGGGCCGCTCGCGCACGCGGCTGCCGCTGCACCAGGCCGTTGCGTTGGACCTGCTGGCGGACCTGGGTGAGTTCACCGAGGTGGAGGCCAAGGCGCGCCAGGCGATGATGGAGCTGCGCGAGACGGCGGGCGTGCCGAAGGTGGGCGTCCCCGACGGACTCCAGGCCACGCTGCGCCACTACCAGGAGGCGGGCCTGTCCTGGCTCTGGTTCCTGCGCCGCCACGGCCTGTCCGGCATCCTCGCGGACGACATGGGTCTGGGGAAGACCATCCAGTCGCTCAGCCTGATGCAGAAGGTGGCCAACGACGAGGGGCGCAAGCCGTCGCTCGTGGTGGCGCCCACCAGCGTGCTGGCCAACTGGGAGCGCGAGGCCGAGCGCTTCACGCCGGGCCTCAAGACGATGGTGTGGCACGGTCAGGACCGCAAGGAGCGGGCCGAGGACCTGAAGGACACGGACCTGGTCCTCACGTCCTACGCGCTGGTCCGCCGGGACTTGGACCAGCTCTCCCAGGTGGGCTTCCGCTACATCATTCTGGACGAGGCGCAGAACATCAAGAACGCGGGCAGCGCCACCGCGCAGGCGTGCAAGGCGCTCCCCAGCGAGACGCGGCTGGCGCTCACCGGTACGCCCCTGGAGAACCGCCTGTCGGAGCTCTGGAGCATCTTCGACTTCCTGATGCCGGGCTTCCTCGGCAGCGCGGATGGCTTCGGGGACCGCTACGAGCAGCCCATCCAGGTGGCCAACGACAACACCGCGAAGGACCGGCTGCGCCGCCGCATCCAGCCCTTCATCCTGCGTCGCTTGAAGACGGAGGTGGCCAAGGACCTGCCGCCGAAGACGGAGAGCGTCGCCTGGTGCGAGATGGAGCCCGGTCAGGCCGCGCTCTACCGCGAGGTGCTGGACGAGAGCCGCCGCAAGGTGCACGAGAGCATCGAGAAGGTCGGCTTCAAGCGCAGCCGCGTGTCGATTCTTGCCGCGCTGATGCGCCTGCGTCAGGTGTGCTGCGACCCGCGCCTGCTCAAGCTGCCGCCCGGCACGCTGATGCCGCCCAGCGCGAAGGTGGAGCGCTTCCTCCAGTTGGTGGAGGACCTGGTGGCGGAAGGCCACCGCGCGCTCGTGTTCAGCCAGTTCACGGAGATGCTGGAGCTGCTGAAGCAGGAGGCGGACAAGAAGGGCCTGCGCTACCTCTACCTGGACGGCCGCACCAAGGACCGCATGGGGAAGGTGGACGAGTACAACAACCCGGACGGCCCGCCGCTCTTCTTCATCTCCCTCAAGGCGGGCGGCACCGGCTTGAACCTCACCGCGGCCGACTACGTCATCCACTTCGACCCGTGGTGGAACCCCGCCGTGGAGGACCAGGCCACGGACCGGACGCACCGCATCGGGCAGACGCGCGCCGTCATCAGCTACAAGCTGATTACCCGCGGCACCGTGGAGGAGAAGATCCTGGCCCTCCAGCGCCGCAAGCGGGAGCTGGCTGCTGGCGTGCTGGGCGGAGACACCGACGAGCTGGGCCGGACGCTCACGGAGCAGGACATCCAGGAGCTTTTCACGGAAATCTGA